In one window of Marinifilum sp. JC120 DNA:
- a CDS encoding heterodisulfide reductase subunit C, whose translation MGIVNITKTYDADFVKQVEKESGQDLSLCYQCGNCTAGCPYTFAYDIPVSRIMRMVQAGQKDTVLKCKSIWLCATCESCTTRCPNNIDVAHIMDVLRHMARREGYAPVPTVKKFWDSFLDSVENNGRVFEVGLLAAYVAKTGRFWTDLDLGPKVLPKGKMHFKPHEIQGKDEIKKIFKRFQEESRK comes from the coding sequence ATGGGAATAGTGAATATTACTAAGACTTACGACGCCGATTTTGTTAAACAGGTAGAAAAGGAAAGCGGGCAGGACCTGTCCCTTTGCTACCAGTGCGGTAACTGTACCGCCGGATGTCCGTACACATTTGCGTACGACATTCCAGTAAGCAGAATCATGCGTATGGTTCAGGCAGGGCAAAAGGACACCGTGCTCAAATGCAAGTCCATCTGGCTTTGCGCGACCTGTGAATCCTGCACCACAAGGTGCCCCAACAACATCGACGTGGCTCACATCATGGATGTGTTGCGCCACATGGCCCGTCGGGAAGGATACGCTCCTGTACCCACGGTCAAAAAATTCTGGGACAGCTTCCTCGATTCCGTTGAAAATAACGGAAGAGTGTTCGAAGTGGGCCTGCTTGCGGCTTATGTAGCCAAAACAGGACGGTTCTGGACCGACCTCGATCTGGGGCCGAAAGTGCTGCCCAAGGGCAAAATGCATTTCAAACCCCACGAAATTCAGGGCAAGGATGAAATCAAGAAAATCTTCAAAAGGTTCCAAGAGGAGTCCCGCAAATGA
- a CDS encoding cytochrome C, whose translation MVDKGFAVRIGVILAVIVVFSCSLAGYGITDSATYVGSEACADCHEVEYRNYEKFSKKAHSSKSVKIMASDLDADELKECFTCHATGYGKPGGFVSFEQTPHLADAGCEVCHGPGSLHSEDGDPDLIKRKMTIEECEVCHNAERVNNFNYKPLIFGGAH comes from the coding sequence ATGGTAGATAAAGGGTTTGCCGTACGAATTGGGGTGATTCTGGCGGTGATTGTCGTTTTCAGCTGTTCGTTGGCCGGGTACGGTATCACGGATTCAGCTACTTATGTGGGGTCCGAGGCATGCGCTGATTGCCATGAGGTGGAGTACCGGAATTATGAAAAATTTTCTAAAAAGGCCCATTCCAGTAAAAGCGTGAAAATCATGGCTTCAGATCTTGATGCTGACGAGCTTAAAGAATGCTTTACCTGTCATGCCACTGGATATGGGAAACCCGGCGGTTTTGTTTCTTTTGAACAGACTCCTCACTTAGCCGATGCCGGTTGCGAAGTTTGCCATGGTCCCGGCTCTCTTCATTCTGAAGACGGTGACCCGGATTTGATCAAAAGAAAAATGACTATTGAGGAGTGCGAAGTCTGCCACAACGCGGAACGGGTCAATAATTTCAATTACAAGCCGCTGATTTTCGGCGGAGCACACTAA
- a CDS encoding methyl-accepting chemotaxis protein: MKFIKTSLGNKVMVLTSLLTATVFICLFLANSFWQRTTMMEEIEKNAYKTADMLQLAIREPMAKGDNRATTAKFATVSEKYSDVDIYLTNFKGNITYSTNTSDIRADLNSRIRDEGINDLVARSLKTPLKSGILSELDGKEIFVEVETIENEKACYHCHGSRQPVLGTLVMVQDVSPQFAGFHESQLKGAGLSFGGFITLLGALLFFMRRSIVDRIKVISNATSDFAQGNLDAQFAVNCSDELGSLGENLGDMARQIKDQLVYNRGVLNGITVPMIVTDGEGKIDFANSPMRDIIGRSEENLLGTDIGNFFKVDGKSLAADAIATGKCPEGLLRFNREDGVEFPLRYQVCPLLNAEEETVGAIAVMVDLTEEEASRKHIEQQQKSLLEVANEVTEVSKSLLSYTTELSQQMNELTAGVDTTAMQTSQVATAMEEMNATVLEVAQNTGETAEASDRANSVARDGGEVVSNTVSEIHIVTETTDKLSDMLADLSERAINIGEVMSVINDIADQTNLLALNAAIEAARAGEAGRGFAVVADEVRKLAEKTMGATNEVESAISLIQQSTDKVVGEMNGVRGRVENTVQMAEGAGGVLGQIVNESESIADMVRAIATAAEQQTATSDEINNSVTEINNLSLALSDGIQNANSNIMEVADMAEKLSKLVERFK; this comes from the coding sequence ATGAAATTTATAAAAACCTCCTTAGGTAACAAGGTCATGGTTCTGACTTCGCTGCTTACAGCGACTGTTTTTATATGTCTTTTTCTTGCCAACTCTTTTTGGCAACGCACCACCATGATGGAAGAGATAGAGAAAAATGCCTACAAGACAGCGGATATGCTGCAACTGGCCATCCGTGAACCCATGGCAAAAGGTGATAACCGGGCCACAACAGCGAAGTTTGCCACTGTTTCTGAAAAATATTCTGATGTAGATATTTATCTAACCAACTTTAAGGGTAATATTACCTACTCCACCAATACTTCGGACATCCGTGCCGACCTTAACAGCAGAATACGTGATGAAGGGATAAATGACCTTGTTGCGCGTAGCCTTAAGACTCCGCTTAAAAGCGGAATCCTTTCCGAACTCGACGGTAAGGAAATCTTTGTTGAGGTGGAGACAATTGAGAACGAAAAAGCATGCTATCATTGCCACGGCAGTAGGCAGCCAGTTCTCGGAACCTTGGTCATGGTGCAGGATGTTTCGCCGCAGTTTGCAGGATTTCATGAATCTCAGTTGAAAGGTGCCGGGCTGTCCTTTGGTGGATTTATTACTTTACTCGGCGCGCTTCTGTTCTTCATGCGCAGATCCATTGTCGATCGTATTAAGGTTATTTCCAACGCTACCAGCGATTTTGCTCAGGGTAATCTTGATGCTCAGTTTGCAGTAAATTGCAGCGATGAGCTTGGTTCTCTCGGTGAAAATCTCGGCGATATGGCCCGTCAAATTAAAGACCAGCTGGTATACAACAGAGGGGTACTCAACGGTATTACCGTGCCCATGATTGTAACTGACGGCGAGGGTAAAATTGATTTTGCCAACAGTCCCATGCGGGATATTATCGGTAGATCTGAAGAAAATCTTCTTGGAACAGATATCGGGAATTTTTTCAAAGTTGACGGTAAGTCTCTGGCCGCAGACGCCATTGCTACCGGAAAATGCCCTGAAGGTTTGCTGCGCTTCAACAGGGAGGACGGAGTTGAGTTTCCGTTGCGCTATCAGGTTTGTCCGTTGCTGAATGCAGAAGAGGAAACTGTCGGTGCTATTGCGGTAATGGTTGACCTTACTGAAGAGGAAGCCAGCCGTAAGCATATTGAGCAGCAGCAGAAGTCCTTGCTTGAAGTGGCCAATGAAGTCACTGAAGTATCCAAGTCCTTGCTTTCGTATACCACTGAGCTTTCGCAGCAGATGAATGAACTTACTGCGGGAGTTGATACCACGGCCATGCAGACCAGTCAGGTTGCCACTGCCATGGAAGAAATGAATGCGACGGTACTTGAAGTTGCCCAGAATACCGGTGAAACAGCTGAAGCTTCCGACAGGGCCAATTCCGTGGCTCGTGATGGCGGAGAGGTGGTCAGCAATACTGTTTCAGAGATTCATATTGTAACCGAAACTACGGACAAACTTTCCGATATGCTTGCTGACCTTTCGGAGCGGGCTATTAATATCGGTGAGGTCATGTCTGTAATTAACGATATTGCCGACCAGACCAACTTGTTGGCCTTGAACGCTGCCATTGAAGCTGCACGTGCCGGTGAAGCAGGACGTGGATTCGCTGTGGTTGCTGACGAAGTCCGCAAGCTTGCTGAGAAGACCATGGGTGCGACCAATGAGGTTGAGAGTGCTATCTCCCTCATCCAGCAATCCACTGACAAGGTCGTTGGCGAGATGAACGGAGTGCGTGGCAGGGTTGAAAATACTGTGCAGATGGCTGAAGGAGCTGGTGGAGTTCTTGGGCAAATCGTCAATGAATCCGAATCCATCGCTGATATGGTCCGGGCCATTGCCACAGCAGCAGAACAACAGACAGCCACCAGTGATGAGATTAACAACAGCGTCACCGAGATCAACAATCTATCATTGGCTCTTTCTGATGGTATTCAGAATGCCAACTCCAATATTATGGAAGTGGCCGACATGGCTGAGAAGTTGAGCAAGTTGGTGGAAAGGTTCAAGTAA